Proteins from a single region of Erythrobacter sp.:
- a CDS encoding aromatic ring-hydroxylating oxygenase subunit alpha, whose protein sequence is MMDQAEVAQLKALMEWEGKRRAPPQGFPALPDMPAGRYTSAEYFALEQQHIFRKSWLFAGHLDEIPEPGCYMRWHNAGDPIVIVHGMDGVVRAFHNTCRHRGAPVVTEDRGKSSRLMCGYHNWTYKTDGSLVGVPEKRDFPADFDMSCRGLLPVRCEMFGKVIFVNFDMEAMPLIDWLGPIAREWEEFAFDRIKLAARHSFDLKCNWKIAMEANMEVYHVPFIHPNTVAPLVDSTRNLNTIYPNGHARMLAPPPHTTDREHVRAIDSPSGWQQIESVGELGRTCTQSYTLFPNWVSPLSNYFVPPLVFWPTSLTTTRLELVTMALDWGDAPAPDLWTVPDASQPNGRQMSPIILEDTQFGEAIQHSVQGSAFRSVPLSYQEARIYSFHQSLDRMIGIANVPERLRVEQVIGADWVWPNDPRVAQMEREQAQAAE, encoded by the coding sequence ATGATGGACCAAGCCGAAGTCGCGCAGCTGAAGGCGCTGATGGAGTGGGAAGGCAAGCGCCGCGCCCCGCCGCAGGGCTTTCCCGCCCTGCCCGACATGCCCGCCGGCCGCTACACCAGCGCGGAATACTTCGCGCTCGAACAGCAGCACATCTTCCGCAAGAGCTGGCTGTTCGCCGGCCACCTCGACGAGATCCCCGAGCCGGGGTGCTACATGCGCTGGCACAATGCCGGCGATCCGATCGTCATCGTGCACGGCATGGACGGGGTGGTGCGCGCCTTCCACAACACCTGTCGTCACCGCGGCGCGCCGGTGGTGACCGAGGATCGCGGCAAGTCCAGCCGCCTGATGTGCGGTTATCACAACTGGACCTACAAAACCGACGGCAGCCTGGTGGGCGTGCCCGAGAAGCGCGACTTTCCGGCCGATTTCGACATGAGCTGCCGCGGCCTTCTGCCGGTGCGCTGCGAGATGTTCGGCAAGGTGATCTTCGTCAATTTCGACATGGAGGCGATGCCGCTGATCGACTGGCTCGGGCCGATTGCGCGCGAGTGGGAGGAGTTCGCCTTTGATCGCATCAAGCTCGCCGCGCGGCATTCGTTCGATCTGAAGTGCAACTGGAAGATCGCGATGGAGGCCAACATGGAGGTCTACCATGTGCCCTTCATCCACCCCAACACCGTCGCCCCGCTGGTCGACAGCACGCGCAATCTCAACACCATCTACCCCAACGGCCATGCGCGGATGCTGGCGCCCCCGCCGCACACGACCGACCGCGAACACGTGCGCGCGATCGACTCGCCGTCCGGATGGCAGCAGATCGAGAGCGTGGGCGAATTGGGCCGCACCTGCACCCAGAGCTACACGCTGTTTCCCAACTGGGTCAGCCCGCTCTCCAACTACTTCGTGCCGCCGCTGGTGTTCTGGCCGACCTCGCTGACCACCACGCGGCTGGAGCTGGTGACCATGGCGCTGGACTGGGGGGATGCGCCCGCGCCGGACTTGTGGACCGTGCCCGATGCCAGCCAGCCGAACGGGCGGCAAATGAGCCCGATCATCCTTGAAGACACCCAGTTCGGCGAAGCGATCCAGCATTCCGTGCAGGGCTCGGCCTTCCGCTCCGTGCCGCTGTCCTATCAGGAGGCGCGGATCTATTCCTTCCACCAGAGCCTCGACCGGATGATCGGGATCGCTAACGTGCCCGAGCGGCTGCGGGTCGAGCAGGTGATCGGCGCGGACTGGGTGTGGCCCAACGACCCGCGCGTCGCGCAGATGGAGCGCGAGCAGGCGCAAGCGGCGGAATAA
- a CDS encoding SDR family NAD(P)-dependent oxidoreductase, with protein MAGRVAGKVALVTGGAMGLGKADCEALAREGATVIVTDREVELAHKVADSIGGDAMALDVTSEEQWIEVMRAVEERHGGLDILVNNAGNVIFESIEDCSLAHFKLHLDIHVVGTFLGCKYAAPLMKHRHEKVGGGGSSIINMASTAALMGYGNIPAYAACKAGIAGMTRSLAIDFQDRGYGIRVNALAPGGIETPMVMGISGRGGEKPMDIPEGPLAMDALGHPRDVAGCVLFLASDEARFLNGLTIPVDNGLYARPHH; from the coding sequence ATGGCGGGAAGGGTAGCGGGCAAGGTTGCGCTCGTGACAGGCGGGGCAATGGGGCTGGGCAAGGCCGATTGCGAGGCGTTGGCGCGCGAAGGCGCGACGGTGATCGTCACCGACCGCGAGGTGGAACTGGCGCACAAGGTGGCCGACTCCATCGGCGGCGATGCCATGGCACTGGATGTCACCAGCGAAGAGCAGTGGATCGAAGTGATGCGCGCGGTCGAGGAACGCCACGGCGGGCTCGACATCCTCGTCAACAATGCCGGCAACGTGATCTTCGAGAGCATCGAGGATTGCAGCCTCGCGCATTTCAAGCTGCACCTTGATATCCACGTGGTGGGCACTTTCCTCGGCTGCAAATATGCCGCGCCGCTGATGAAGCACCGCCACGAGAAGGTGGGCGGGGGCGGCTCGTCGATCATCAACATGGCCTCCACCGCGGCGCTGATGGGCTATGGCAACATCCCCGCCTATGCCGCGTGCAAGGCCGGGATCGCGGGGATGACCCGCAGTCTGGCGATCGATTTCCAGGATCGCGGCTACGGCATCCGCGTCAATGCGCTGGCACCCGGCGGGATCGAGACCCCGATGGTGATGGGCATTTCCGGGCGCGGCGGCGAAAAGCCGATGGATATCCCCGAAGGCCCGCTGGCGATGGATGCGCTGGGCCACCCGCGGGATGTGGCAGGTTGCGTGCTGTTCCTCGCTTCGGACGAGGCGCGGTTTCTGAATGGCCTGACGATCCCGGTGGACAATGGCCTCTACGCCAGACCGCACCACTGA
- a CDS encoding MFS transporter translates to MASTPDRTTEDGEADKPGLHRWYVLSLLTLTSAFSVADRLVFGILVEDIKSAFQLSDFQLGLLGGAAFSLVYVLAGFPAARLADRSVRKNIVAAAISFWSLMTAACGMATGFWTLFMARTGVGVGEGCSGPSSQSLVADFFARHELAKAMGFLTLGSTVGTATGLIVGGQLAEWFDWRWAFVLMGLPGLLLGGVLFLTVREPPRGRYAPKGTDMTQLPLGRTIMSLVTNRVFMGLALGWAVQIMIGYALAFWMAAVMLRQFPISTGDVGLYLGFTFFLGGIPGPILGGYLTHWLTLRDERWRAWLPGLVSLGCVVPLALSLSSSGFAAFLGWFGLAYAIYVASQAGILSGIQTAVEPASRGFAVAFALFFNNLVGQALGLAVIGAASDALTPAYGASALALAVFGVCLASGLASLAIFVWTAAQMGPSGYLEKMRGG, encoded by the coding sequence ATGGCCTCTACGCCAGACCGCACCACTGAGGACGGCGAGGCCGACAAGCCCGGCCTGCACCGTTGGTACGTCCTCTCGCTGCTGACGCTGACGAGCGCCTTCAGCGTTGCCGACCGGCTGGTGTTCGGCATCCTCGTCGAGGACATCAAGTCCGCGTTCCAGCTGTCGGACTTCCAGCTTGGCCTGCTGGGCGGGGCGGCGTTCAGTCTCGTCTATGTGCTGGCCGGCTTTCCCGCGGCGCGGCTGGCGGATCGTTCGGTCCGCAAGAACATCGTTGCCGCCGCGATCAGCTTCTGGAGCCTGATGACCGCCGCCTGCGGCATGGCGACGGGCTTCTGGACCCTGTTCATGGCGCGCACCGGCGTGGGCGTGGGCGAGGGCTGTTCCGGCCCCTCCTCGCAAAGCCTCGTCGCGGATTTCTTTGCGCGGCATGAACTGGCCAAGGCGATGGGCTTTCTCACGCTCGGATCGACAGTCGGCACGGCCACAGGGCTGATCGTGGGCGGGCAGCTGGCCGAATGGTTCGACTGGCGCTGGGCCTTCGTCCTGATGGGTCTCCCGGGCCTGCTGCTCGGCGGGGTGCTGTTTCTCACCGTGCGCGAGCCGCCGCGCGGGCGCTATGCCCCCAAGGGCACCGACATGACGCAGTTGCCATTGGGGCGCACGATCATGAGCCTTGTCACCAATCGCGTGTTCATGGGACTGGCGCTGGGCTGGGCGGTGCAGATCATGATCGGCTATGCGCTGGCCTTCTGGATGGCGGCGGTGATGCTGCGCCAGTTCCCGATCTCCACCGGCGACGTCGGCCTCTATCTCGGCTTCACCTTCTTCCTCGGCGGGATCCCGGGGCCGATCCTCGGCGGATACCTGACCCATTGGCTGACCTTGCGCGACGAGCGCTGGCGGGCGTGGCTGCCGGGGCTGGTGAGCCTAGGCTGCGTGGTGCCGCTGGCGCTGAGCCTTTCGTCGAGCGGGTTTGCGGCCTTTCTCGGCTGGTTTGGGCTGGCCTATGCGATCTATGTCGCCAGTCAGGCCGGCATCCTGTCGGGTATCCAGACGGCGGTGGAACCGGCCAGCCGGGGCTTTGCCGTGGCCTTCGCGCTGTTCTTCAACAACCTCGTCGGCCAGGCGCTGGGCCTTGCGGTGATCGGCGCGGCGAGCGACGCGCTGACGCCTGCCTATGGCGCGAGCGCGCTGGCGCTGGCGGTGTTCGGCGTATGCCTCGCCTCGGGCCTCGCGAGCCTTGCGATCTTCGTCTGGACCGCCGCGCAGATGGGGCCGAGCGGTTATCTGGAGAAGATGCGCGGGGGTTAG
- a CDS encoding TonB-dependent receptor — translation MNTLRARIASGARGRGMRTALMCGAAFGGLAAVPSVAYAQDADASADAAPEERVIIVQARRQNETLQEVPVTVTAIGGETLQRYSIDQVADVTSRVPTLNVQVGGSGSGGQLSLRGVGSSNISAAFDSAVAFEYDGVVVSTMRMVQAGFFDVEQIDVLRGPQSLFFGKSATAGVLSLRSANPTANWEVGMRGSYEFEEKGYLLSGYISGPISDTLGIRVAAQFNDIDEFQLLQPGTPAVNQERGLTDFIGRMTLDWNPSDRFKANFKLQYTKNENDGAIGTAEINCGANGRADSVFLLSGAVQIPAGYNCDTNDQRYFLPDAAAQLAGGVPGNSPAAGRNGVPFGETEIWFGRLQFDLDLSDTLTLTSVTGLLNMDAIDFDPYSYGGVFAGPNGTILPGGAGSSDPINRLEQYTQELRLASDFDGGFNFMLGAFYEDRTFTFDTAQQGVNISFFGPSTARPLVGGGTAPGTGFTYDWDKTHITKTEALSFFGSVMWEITDKLELSGGIRWTDEKKVQTISVPYVHNSLAYVSAGGGLFRPSPAFLQSGFFSGPINFADDNISPEVTLRYQANDDLNFFASYKTGFKSGGIDNSALPSNSLSQAAATGDFSALIFQSEEAEGGEVGFKSQWAGRSFTLNATAYYYVFTDLQVQNFNAVSVQFATSNAGELTTKGVDIESRWITPIDGLSLSANLSYLDAQYTDTFIQPLGISTVDLNGRRGSQAPEWSGNLAVDWNIPLSDSLELFLSGNAAYNDGYITDEATLNDYVQPSFWLLDANVSIGHPDGNWKLALVAQNLTDEIFTITTGGRPFLQAGVGDDFVMTQNRGRQVFAEMSFRF, via the coding sequence ATGAACACACTTCGTGCCCGAATTGCATCCGGAGCCCGCGGCCGCGGGATGCGGACCGCGCTGATGTGCGGTGCAGCCTTTGGCGGCCTCGCCGCCGTGCCGAGCGTCGCTTACGCCCAGGACGCCGATGCCAGCGCAGATGCCGCTCCGGAAGAGCGGGTGATCATCGTTCAGGCCCGCCGCCAGAACGAAACCCTGCAGGAAGTGCCCGTCACCGTCACCGCGATCGGCGGCGAGACGCTCCAGCGCTACAGCATCGACCAGGTCGCCGACGTGACCAGCCGCGTGCCGACCCTCAACGTGCAGGTCGGTGGTTCGGGCTCGGGCGGCCAGCTCAGCTTGCGCGGCGTCGGCTCGTCGAACATCTCGGCGGCGTTCGATTCGGCGGTGGCCTTCGAGTATGACGGCGTTGTCGTCTCGACCATGCGCATGGTGCAGGCCGGCTTCTTCGACGTCGAGCAGATCGACGTGCTGCGCGGCCCGCAATCGCTGTTCTTCGGCAAGTCGGCCACCGCCGGCGTGCTCTCGCTGCGTTCCGCCAACCCGACCGCCAACTGGGAAGTCGGGATGCGCGGTTCCTATGAATTCGAGGAAAAGGGCTACCTGCTCTCGGGCTACATCTCGGGTCCGATCAGCGACACGCTGGGCATCCGCGTGGCCGCCCAGTTCAACGATATCGACGAATTCCAGCTGCTCCAGCCCGGCACGCCCGCGGTCAACCAGGAGCGCGGGCTGACCGATTTCATCGGCCGCATGACCCTCGACTGGAACCCGTCTGACCGGTTCAAGGCCAACTTCAAGCTGCAATACACCAAGAACGAGAACGACGGCGCCATCGGTACCGCAGAAATCAACTGCGGCGCCAACGGCCGGGCCGACTCGGTGTTCCTGCTGAGCGGCGCGGTGCAGATCCCGGCTGGCTACAACTGCGACACCAACGACCAGCGTTACTTCCTGCCCGATGCTGCGGCGCAGCTTGCCGGGGGTGTTCCGGGCAACTCGCCGGCAGCGGGCCGCAATGGCGTGCCTTTCGGCGAAACCGAGATCTGGTTCGGTCGCCTGCAGTTCGATCTCGACCTGTCTGACACGCTGACCCTGACCTCGGTCACCGGCCTGCTCAACATGGATGCGATCGATTTCGACCCCTACTCCTATGGCGGCGTCTTTGCCGGCCCCAACGGAACCATCCTGCCGGGTGGTGCCGGTTCATCTGACCCGATCAACAGGCTCGAACAGTACACGCAGGAACTGCGTCTGGCCTCGGACTTCGATGGCGGCTTCAACTTCATGCTCGGCGCGTTCTACGAAGACCGCACCTTTACCTTCGACACCGCCCAGCAGGGCGTGAACATCTCGTTCTTCGGCCCCAGCACCGCGCGTCCGCTGGTCGGCGGCGGGACCGCTCCGGGCACGGGCTTCACCTATGACTGGGACAAGACCCACATCACCAAGACCGAAGCGCTCTCGTTCTTCGGTAGCGTGATGTGGGAGATCACCGACAAGCTCGAACTCTCGGGCGGTATCCGCTGGACCGATGAAAAGAAGGTCCAGACGATCTCGGTGCCCTACGTCCACAACTCGCTGGCCTATGTCTCGGCTGGCGGCGGTCTGTTCCGCCCGAGCCCGGCGTTCTTGCAGAGCGGGTTCTTCTCGGGCCCGATCAACTTTGCCGACGACAACATCTCGCCGGAAGTCACTCTGCGTTACCAGGCGAACGACGATCTCAACTTCTTCGCCTCGTACAAGACCGGCTTCAAGTCGGGCGGGATCGACAACTCGGCGCTGCCGTCGAACAGCCTCAGCCAGGCCGCCGCTACGGGTGACTTCAGCGCGCTGATCTTCCAGTCGGAAGAGGCCGAGGGCGGTGAAGTAGGCTTCAAGTCGCAGTGGGCTGGCCGCAGCTTCACCCTCAACGCCACCGCGTACTACTACGTCTTCACCGATCTTCAGGTGCAGAACTTCAACGCGGTGAGCGTGCAGTTCGCGACCAGCAACGCTGGCGAGCTCACCACCAAGGGTGTCGACATCGAATCCCGCTGGATCACGCCGATTGACGGCCTGAGCCTGTCGGCCAACCTGTCCTACCTCGACGCGCAGTACACTGACACCTTCATCCAGCCGCTCGGCATCAGCACCGTCGACCTCAATGGTCGCCGTGGCAGCCAGGCGCCGGAATGGTCCGGAAACCTTGCGGTCGATTGGAACATCCCGCTGTCGGACAGCCTCGAGCTGTTCCTGTCGGGCAACGCGGCCTATAATGATGGCTACATCACCGACGAAGCGACGCTGAACGACTATGTCCAGCCGAGCTTCTGGCTGCTCGACGCCAACGTCTCGATCGGCCATCCGGACGGCAACTGGAAGCTGGCGCTGGTCGCACAGAACCTCACCGACGAGATCTTCACCATCACCACCGGCGGGCGTCCGTTCCTGCAGGCGGGCGTGGGCGACGACTTCGTGATGACCCAGAACCGCGGTCGTCAGGTGTTCGCGGAAATGAGCTTCCGCTTCTGA